From one Pseudobdellovibrionaceae bacterium genomic stretch:
- a CDS encoding TIGR02147 family protein: protein MSVFSSLDYKTIVREFIQKQPKKGRGMSRRIAHHLRIHPAMVSQIFSGDRDLTPEQAIELASFMGLAELESDYFLLLVQFSRAGTHRLKENLRKQIKALQENAQDLRNRLPKDVELTEEDKAQFYSAWHFSGVRLASSLQRLTNPQEIADQLGISVSLAARTLEFLLTTGLCLRVEDGGLELGPSRTHLESSSPLIQHHHRNWRLKAFQGMESEDNRNLFYSGPMSMSHEAYDTVRELLVELLSQVRNQAEKSQAETLACLNLDLFRFGKS from the coding sequence ATGTCAGTATTTTCTTCTCTTGATTACAAGACCATTGTCCGTGAATTCATCCAAAAGCAGCCTAAAAAGGGTCGTGGGATGAGTCGCCGAATCGCTCATCATCTCCGTATCCATCCTGCCATGGTCAGCCAGATCTTCTCCGGTGATCGCGATCTCACGCCCGAGCAGGCAATTGAACTGGCTAGCTTTATGGGATTGGCAGAGTTGGAAAGCGACTATTTCCTTCTATTGGTGCAGTTTTCCCGAGCTGGCACCCACCGACTTAAGGAAAACCTGAGGAAGCAAATCAAAGCCTTGCAGGAAAATGCCCAGGACCTGAGAAACCGCCTACCAAAGGATGTGGAGCTCACAGAGGAGGACAAGGCTCAGTTCTACTCGGCCTGGCACTTCAGCGGTGTTCGTCTCGCCTCTTCCCTCCAGCGCCTGACCAACCCTCAGGAAATCGCCGACCAGCTGGGAATCTCTGTGTCCCTCGCGGCCCGCACCCTGGAGTTTCTTCTTACAACTGGCCTCTGCCTACGAGTCGAGGATGGGGGCCTGGAGCTTGGGCCCTCTAGAACCCACCTTGAATCCTCCTCCCCTCTGATTCAGCATCATCATCGCAACTGGAGACTCAAGGCATTCCAGGGAATGGAGTCGGAAGACAATCGAAACCTCTTCTACTCAGGGCCCATGTCAATGTCCCACGAAGCATATGACACCGTTCGTGAGTTGCTTGTCGAACTTCTGTCACAGGTAAGAAATCAGGCGGAGAAGTCCCAGGCAGAGACTCTGGCCTGCCTCAACCTGGACCTGTTCAGGTTTGGTAAAAGCTGA
- a CDS encoding tetratricopeptide repeat protein — translation MLKIFAIILIAALGSSGIIACTPTKASDSRRAELHLQLGTAYLAKGNYPAAMHELRVAEKLDSRNPTIHNNLGLAYFVRQTYPEAERHLQTALALNPRYTDARNNLGRLYIEMNLFDKAIANLEIANKDLTYPYPDKTLTNLGIAYFKKGDYKTARTHLKKSLGIKRHNCLTYHYYGRCLYELNDYSLAAQSFDQAISLCKGSNFDEPHYYGALSYFKMGDNPRAIARLEELLAQFPDGKYIGQTKSMLKMIK, via the coding sequence ATGTTGAAAATCTTCGCCATCATATTGATAGCGGCTCTCGGCTCCAGCGGAATAATTGCCTGTACGCCCACCAAGGCCAGCGATTCTCGCCGGGCCGAACTTCATCTCCAATTGGGAACGGCCTATCTCGCCAAAGGTAACTATCCGGCTGCCATGCATGAGTTGCGAGTAGCCGAGAAGTTGGATTCCCGAAACCCAACAATTCACAACAATCTCGGCTTGGCTTATTTTGTCCGGCAGACTTACCCTGAGGCCGAAAGGCATTTGCAGACTGCTTTGGCGCTCAATCCCAGATACACAGATGCACGAAACAATTTGGGCCGCCTATATATTGAAATGAATCTCTTCGATAAGGCCATTGCCAATTTGGAAATAGCCAATAAGGATCTGACCTACCCATATCCTGACAAGACCCTCACCAATCTTGGTATCGCCTATTTTAAGAAAGGCGATTATAAAACTGCCCGTACTCATTTAAAAAAATCCTTGGGAATCAAAAGGCATAATTGTCTCACCTATCACTACTATGGACGTTGCCTTTACGAACTCAATGATTACAGTCTAGCTGCCCAAAGCTTTGACCAGGCCATCTCCCTTTGCAAGGGCTCCAATTTTGATGAACCTCATTACTACGGCGCCCTTAGCTATTTTAAAATGGGTGATAATCCTCGGGCCATTGCCCGGCTGGAGGAGTTATTGGCTCAGTTTCCAGATGGGAAATATATTGGGCAGACGAAATCCATGCTTAAGATGATAAAATAG
- a CDS encoding helix-turn-helix domain-containing protein, whose protein sequence is MKRTGERLKASREEQKLTISEVSLSTKINPRVLQAMEAGQLDKLPATSFLKGFIRSYAAFLKLNGDELLDLFSEELDEKKAQEEVLADPTEETPLPWYQSVPLLKDSSMTSKSLAAGGVVLLIVIILGIKNLVDKYEREGDVAAPPENIESLIHEGDGTPSSGDKLKTANKEPIPPSPKPESKPQPAVNPKPEAKPETTAEAKPRPAQPSEVKVSEESKSAEELVPRPETKPEPKPVAEVKEEDTAPASPQEIIIEALDQVEVTFRIDGGKLEKMLLKPDQIHTFKGRASVAIDLSDGGAVNVIHNGVDRGVPGDLGKPKKVKYP, encoded by the coding sequence ATGAAACGGACGGGTGAACGGCTTAAAGCGAGCCGGGAAGAACAAAAATTAACGATCAGCGAGGTGTCGCTGTCGACCAAAATTAATCCTCGGGTCCTTCAGGCAATGGAGGCTGGTCAGCTCGACAAACTTCCCGCAACTTCATTCCTTAAAGGGTTTATTCGTAGTTATGCCGCATTTCTGAAACTAAATGGCGACGAACTGCTGGACCTTTTTTCGGAAGAGCTTGACGAAAAAAAAGCGCAGGAGGAGGTTCTTGCCGACCCGACAGAAGAGACGCCTTTACCTTGGTATCAGTCTGTTCCCCTATTGAAAGACTCGTCGATGACTTCCAAGTCATTGGCCGCTGGGGGAGTCGTTTTACTTATCGTGATTATTCTTGGCATTAAGAATCTGGTTGATAAGTACGAGCGAGAGGGCGACGTTGCTGCCCCTCCAGAAAATATTGAAAGCCTAATCCATGAAGGCGATGGAACTCCAAGCTCTGGAGACAAACTTAAAACGGCAAACAAGGAACCTATCCCACCATCTCCAAAACCGGAATCAAAACCTCAGCCCGCTGTAAACCCAAAACCTGAAGCAAAGCCCGAAACAACAGCTGAAGCCAAGCCTCGGCCGGCACAACCCTCTGAAGTTAAAGTTTCGGAAGAGTCCAAATCAGCTGAAGAGCTGGTGCCAAGGCCCGAGACAAAGCCTGAACCGAAGCCAGTTGCCGAAGTTAAGGAAGAAGATACCGCTCCTGCCTCGCCTCAGGAAATTATCATTGAGGCACTTGATCAGGTCGAGGTGACCTTTCGTATTGACGGCGGTAAATTAGAGAAGATGCTTCTAAAGCCTGATCAGATCCATACGTTTAAAGGTCGCGCCTCGGTGGCCATTGATCTAAGCGATGGCGGTGCAGTCAATGTTATTCACAATGGTGTGGATCGCGGAGTTCCAGGAGATCTGGGTAAACCCAAAAAAGTCAAATATCCATAA